One stretch of Sulfuricystis multivorans DNA includes these proteins:
- the yidD gene encoding membrane protein insertion efficiency factor YidD produces MLAKPLIWLVRAYQLVVSPFFPPSCRFHPTCSHYAIEALEKHGLLRGSWLSLLRVLRCHPWHPGGHDPVP; encoded by the coding sequence CTGCTGGCCAAGCCGCTGATCTGGCTGGTACGCGCCTATCAGCTCGTGGTCAGCCCCTTCTTTCCCCCCTCCTGCCGTTTCCATCCGACCTGCTCGCACTATGCGATCGAGGCGCTCGAAAAGCACGGCCTGCTGCGCGGTAGCTGGCTGTCGCTATTGCGCGTGTTGCGTTGCCATCCGTGGCATCCGGGCGGACATGATCCGGTGCCGTAG